A window of the Cellvibrio sp. pealriver genome harbors these coding sequences:
- a CDS encoding Tn3 family transposase, with protein sequence MSSNDNRLEVLTESEIDELYSIPNFTEELRADYFTLNDLEKDLIPDSIDPLYKAYRILLLGYLKYKPVVLTLDVDKIKGDLDFIRKRDTLHFKLPRTMLDSSQKTRIYSAIFALTGHSFYDEKKHHLCDFISKVSKEITYPKEIFDRCIGYLSDHKIVIPAYSTLQKVIAKGIRLEHDKLQSSLIKTISNDTYKALRAMASSEANKPLITQIKKLPKTFKYTEISHEIKIYEKLQAIFPAIKEAISTIGISKQNIEYFSSLVHVYTITRLRELSKETFALYMTCYLYQRYRQMTDILVHAFKYHTQKIVDEASSEAKKQLFDEIADFSKNFKKTGSLIQTFVSDQFKEDTPFCDVLAHVYSIVPRDKMPAIINYFNDIESSTKKYQWEYYERHHNKIIKTLRKIFLCLDLYASQDEKDLLFEQALTTKDELITHGKMSTFDKRLMRGYKPYLIPNESDSDAKINYPRAEMLLYLKTAGKLHGYQFNVMDSQSFQSIDDDFVEASKVPDLVGISNLPLLQMTPNALLKEKMALLNEKIQQASQRLTESENPSVVFSNKNGTVKWTVKRRPRLNDDKNNKSFFHNLSKTHIGDIIEFCERQTKFSSELVHIKHKQQCPNLNTVIACVVANGTRYGVHHMSALCNIPYDEMIKTEKNFLRVETVGKANDIISNAIAKLSIFKHYNIQEHAVHASYDGQRLESRFNTINTRFSSKYFGRGKGISAVTLNANHVPIYAKIMEQTGHESHYLFDVLYNNSSEIKPDIISTDTHGTNRVNFALLDLSGWLHAPRYADTGKVLADLFTCTEDGDALSVKLRQPINEQVIIDGWGKIQQIMMTLHSKEASQSTIVRKLANRKNKMKSLKGLLEYDRLIKCIYMLDLMNNETFERNITRSLNRVESYHQLQRRIEDVNGGKFRGKSDREIQLWYECSRLLANCVIYFNACIMSSMLDIYEKMNQTEKIEAFKHYSPVAWTHINFNGSYSFSFDGQRINIEDLIQQLVLRDVQQ encoded by the coding sequence ATGTCTAGCAACGATAATAGATTGGAAGTGCTTACAGAGTCTGAAATTGATGAACTCTACTCGATACCCAATTTCACCGAAGAACTACGCGCGGACTATTTCACCCTTAATGATCTGGAAAAGGATCTAATCCCTGACAGCATCGATCCGCTTTACAAGGCTTACCGCATACTTCTGTTGGGATACCTCAAGTATAAGCCTGTTGTTTTGACGCTTGATGTCGATAAGATCAAGGGGGATCTGGACTTCATCAGGAAAAGAGATACCCTCCATTTCAAGCTTCCACGAACGATGTTGGATAGCTCCCAGAAAACAAGAATTTACTCTGCGATTTTTGCTCTGACCGGTCATTCGTTTTATGACGAAAAAAAGCATCATTTGTGCGACTTCATCAGCAAGGTCTCCAAGGAAATAACATACCCAAAAGAAATCTTTGATCGCTGCATTGGTTATCTCTCAGACCATAAAATTGTTATACCAGCGTACTCGACGCTGCAAAAAGTCATTGCAAAAGGCATTCGTTTGGAGCATGACAAATTACAATCCTCTCTTATCAAGACGATTAGCAACGATACCTATAAAGCACTCAGGGCTATGGCGTCATCTGAAGCCAATAAGCCCCTAATTACCCAAATAAAGAAGCTGCCAAAAACGTTCAAATATACTGAAATAAGCCATGAGATAAAAATTTATGAAAAATTGCAGGCGATTTTTCCTGCCATTAAAGAAGCTATATCTACAATAGGTATCTCAAAACAAAATATTGAATATTTTTCATCATTAGTGCATGTCTATACAATTACTAGGTTGCGGGAATTATCGAAGGAAACATTTGCGCTATACATGACATGCTATCTTTATCAGCGATACAGGCAAATGACAGATATTTTGGTGCATGCATTCAAATACCACACACAAAAAATAGTTGATGAGGCGAGTTCAGAAGCCAAAAAGCAGCTTTTCGACGAGATTGCTGATTTTTCTAAAAATTTTAAAAAGACAGGATCACTAATACAGACGTTTGTCAGTGACCAGTTTAAAGAGGATACGCCATTTTGTGATGTTCTTGCCCATGTGTACTCGATTGTCCCAAGAGATAAAATGCCGGCAATTATTAATTACTTTAACGATATAGAATCAAGCACCAAAAAATATCAATGGGAATACTATGAGAGGCATCACAATAAAATCATAAAAACACTACGTAAAATATTTCTTTGCCTTGATTTATATGCATCCCAAGACGAGAAAGATTTATTGTTCGAGCAAGCCTTAACGACTAAGGATGAACTCATCACGCATGGTAAGATGAGTACTTTTGATAAACGGTTAATGCGTGGCTACAAACCCTATCTGATACCAAATGAAAGTGATAGTGACGCCAAGATTAACTATCCTCGCGCTGAGATGTTGCTGTATCTCAAAACGGCAGGAAAGTTACATGGCTACCAATTCAATGTAATGGATAGCCAATCCTTTCAGTCAATAGATGATGATTTTGTCGAGGCAAGTAAAGTGCCTGACCTTGTTGGTATTAGCAATTTGCCACTGTTACAGATGACGCCAAATGCTCTGCTTAAGGAAAAAATGGCATTGCTGAATGAAAAAATTCAACAAGCCAGCCAGCGATTAACCGAAAGCGAAAATCCGTCAGTGGTTTTTTCAAACAAAAATGGCACAGTAAAATGGACAGTAAAGCGAAGGCCACGCTTAAATGACGATAAAAATAACAAAAGCTTTTTCCACAATCTAAGTAAAACTCACATCGGCGATATTATTGAGTTCTGTGAACGCCAGACGAAATTCTCTTCCGAATTGGTTCATATCAAGCATAAGCAACAATGCCCTAATCTGAACACCGTCATTGCCTGTGTCGTGGCCAATGGAACACGCTATGGTGTGCATCACATGTCCGCATTGTGCAATATCCCTTACGACGAAATGATAAAAACCGAGAAAAATTTCTTGCGCGTCGAGACAGTTGGCAAGGCAAATGACATTATCAGTAACGCGATAGCTAAATTAAGTATTTTCAAGCACTACAACATTCAAGAGCATGCTGTGCATGCCAGTTATGACGGGCAGCGGTTGGAAAGCCGCTTTAACACAATTAATACTCGCTTCTCCTCCAAATATTTTGGTCGAGGAAAAGGCATTTCCGCTGTCACGTTAAACGCTAACCATGTTCCAATCTATGCAAAAATAATGGAACAAACAGGACATGAATCCCATTATTTGTTTGACGTGCTTTACAACAACTCATCCGAAATAAAGCCTGATATTATTTCTACTGATACCCATGGGACTAACCGTGTCAACTTTGCATTACTGGATTTGTCAGGATGGCTACATGCACCGCGATATGCGGACACCGGGAAAGTATTGGCTGATTTATTTACGTGTACTGAGGATGGTGATGCGTTGTCAGTTAAACTCCGTCAGCCCATCAATGAACAAGTCATCATCGACGGCTGGGGAAAGATACAGCAGATTATGATGACGCTACATTCTAAAGAGGCCTCGCAATCTACTATCGTGAGAAAGCTTGCAAACCGCAAAAATAAAATGAAAAGCCTGAAAGGACTATTGGAATACGATAGGCTCATCAAGTGCATTTATATGCTTGATCTTATGAACAATGAAACGTTTGAGCGCAATATAACCCGCTCACTGAATAGGGTTGAATCCTATCATCAATTGCAACGCCGAATTGAAGATGTCAACGGTGGTAAATTTCGTGGAAAGTCGGATAGGGAAATTCAGCTGTGGTACGAATGCTCCCGCCTGCTTGCAAACTGTGTGATCTATTTTAATGCTTGTATCATGTCAAGCATGTTAGATATCTATGAAAAAATGAATCAGACCGAAAAAATTGAGGCCTTTAAACATTACTCGCCGGTAGCATGGACCCATATTAATTTTAATGGCAGCTACTCGTTTTCATTCGATGGGCAGCGCATTAACATTGAAGACCTCATTCAGCAGCTGGTACTTCGGGACGTTCAGCAATAG
- a CDS encoding arylamine N-acetyltransferase, translated as MKNVSAYFNHIQYGDETSPTLDVLYKLHRQHTHTIPFENLSSFTGAEVRIDAPSILEKFTVQKRGGYCFEHNTVLQYVLEQIGFKTTGLAARVRLNVADDVVTPRSHMFLLVEADGEQWIADTGFGGMSLTVPIRFVVDEIQTTPHGQYRLTCNGDFYCLEANVQNEWKMLYVFDLTAHHHIDYEVYNWYVSRHPNSHFVSSLVAARADKDGRHTLSNTQYSFYALNGETQKIQLQSVADIKSVLGNKFYICTDGVKGLDERLNALMSDNH; from the coding sequence ATGAAAAATGTTTCTGCTTACTTTAATCACATTCAATATGGTGATGAAACTTCCCCTACTTTAGATGTGCTTTACAAGCTACATCGTCAACATACGCATACTATTCCGTTTGAAAACTTATCTTCTTTTACGGGGGCTGAGGTGCGGATTGATGCTCCATCGATCCTGGAAAAATTTACCGTTCAAAAACGTGGTGGATATTGCTTTGAGCACAATACGGTGTTGCAGTATGTGTTGGAGCAAATTGGATTTAAAACTACCGGGCTTGCCGCGCGAGTGCGATTGAATGTGGCGGATGATGTTGTGACTCCGCGCAGCCATATGTTCTTGCTGGTTGAAGCAGATGGTGAGCAGTGGATTGCGGATACCGGGTTTGGTGGAATGTCGTTAACGGTACCTATCCGGTTTGTTGTTGATGAAATCCAAACAACCCCACATGGCCAATACCGCTTGACTTGCAATGGTGATTTTTATTGTCTTGAAGCTAATGTTCAAAATGAATGGAAAATGTTGTACGTATTTGATTTAACAGCGCACCATCACATAGATTATGAAGTATATAACTGGTACGTATCGCGCCACCCTAATTCGCATTTTGTGAGTAGTTTGGTTGCTGCACGAGCAGACAAAGACGGCAGGCATACGTTGAGCAATACACAATATTCTTTTTACGCTTTGAACGGGGAAACACAAAAAATACAATTGCAGTCTGTTGCTGATATTAAATCCGTGCTTGGTAATAAGTTTTATATCTGCACGGATGGTGTAAAAGGTTTGGATGAGCGATTGAACGCACTTATGAGTGATAACCATTAA
- the soxR gene encoding redox-sensitive transcriptional activator SoxR — translation MAKKNLAPVRELSVGEVARRSGVAVSTIHFYESKGLIVSTRNAGNQRRYAPGVLRYIAIIKVAQRVGIPLGEIQDVLGRYQPDSKLSEAQWSRAAAKWQENLDDRIQKLQRLRDELNSCIGCGCLSLKDCPLRNPDDILGQDGAGARILERP, via the coding sequence ATGGCTAAAAAAAATCTTGCCCCGGTGCGAGAACTCAGTGTGGGCGAAGTCGCCCGGCGCAGCGGTGTTGCGGTATCGACTATTCATTTTTATGAATCAAAAGGGCTTATTGTTAGCACGCGTAATGCAGGCAACCAACGACGCTATGCACCCGGAGTTTTGCGCTACATTGCCATTATTAAAGTGGCGCAGCGCGTGGGAATTCCCTTGGGAGAAATACAGGATGTACTTGGGCGCTATCAACCCGATAGCAAATTAAGCGAAGCGCAATGGAGCAGGGCGGCTGCCAAGTGGCAGGAAAATCTGGATGATCGCATTCAAAAATTACAGCGCCTGCGCGATGAATTAAATAGTTGTATTGGCTGTGGATGTCTATCCCTTAAAGATTGCCCCTTGCGCAACCCAGATGACATATTAGGGCAGGATGGCGCAGGGGCACGAATTCTTGAGCGGCCTTAA
- a CDS encoding ester cyclase — protein sequence MLCEQDESLLRDTELQVSNFLHAIFSNQYPNQDKHALLESNLSAQIQCIGFPEFNPQNLMEFSGFLNYLHDVFKYSNYAIETLMFDEQSALLRFTIQGVHHEEFMGLAASGGIIKFTAITHFKMCNNRITEILMHNKALVLTTTKGHVYQLKSMDIG from the coding sequence ATGCTTTGCGAGCAGGATGAATCATTGTTGCGCGATACTGAACTACAGGTTAGTAACTTCCTTCATGCTATTTTTAGCAACCAATATCCCAATCAAGACAAACATGCGCTGCTTGAAAGCAACTTGTCCGCACAAATTCAATGCATTGGATTTCCAGAATTCAACCCACAAAATTTGATGGAGTTCAGCGGATTTTTAAATTACCTGCACGATGTTTTCAAATACTCCAATTACGCCATTGAAACCCTGATGTTTGATGAACAGAGCGCGTTGCTGCGCTTTACCATTCAAGGTGTTCACCATGAAGAATTTATGGGATTAGCCGCATCTGGCGGAATTATTAAATTTACGGCAATTACCCATTTTAAAATGTGTAACAACCGCATCACCGAAATTTTGATGCACAACAAGGCATTGGTGTTAACAACCACCAAAGGCCATGTTTATCAATTGAAAAGCATGGATATTGGATAA
- a CDS encoding DUF1080 domain-containing protein yields the protein MTHCVTRSLIALTVLLGQMAFAATAPSIQSNAQPASSPDQEEWIELFNGKDLSNWTIKIRGYPLGENALDTFRVKDGVMQVRYDNYDEFGGRFGHIFSNAGSFSHYKILLEYRFVGEQVKGGPAWAWRNNGIMYHAQDPKTMALDQDFPGSMEYQLLGGNGKDARSTGNLCTPGTHVVYNGKFTEDHIINSSSETYHGDQWVTAELVVHGSEKAEHFINGKKVLEYTGLQWDDRTPNDHGYIALQAETAPAEFRKVRLLNLEGCMDKKAKNYKRYFVKDNPKACRF from the coding sequence ATGACTCACTGCGTTACCCGTTCCTTGATTGCACTGACCGTATTGCTCGGCCAGATGGCTTTTGCAGCGACTGCCCCCTCCATTCAATCAAACGCACAACCTGCATCCTCGCCCGACCAGGAAGAGTGGATTGAGTTATTCAACGGTAAAGACCTGAGTAATTGGACGATCAAAATTCGTGGTTATCCATTGGGCGAAAATGCGCTGGATACCTTCCGTGTGAAAGATGGCGTGATGCAAGTGCGTTACGATAACTACGACGAATTCGGCGGGCGCTTTGGCCATATTTTTTCTAATGCGGGCTCATTTTCGCATTACAAAATTCTGTTGGAATATCGCTTTGTCGGTGAGCAAGTCAAAGGCGGCCCCGCATGGGCATGGCGCAATAACGGCATTATGTATCACGCGCAAGATCCTAAAACCATGGCATTGGATCAGGATTTTCCTGGCAGCATGGAATACCAATTATTAGGCGGCAACGGTAAAGATGCCCGTTCAACCGGCAACCTCTGCACACCGGGCACACACGTTGTCTATAACGGAAAATTTACCGAAGATCACATTATCAATTCCAGCAGCGAAACCTATCACGGCGACCAATGGGTAACTGCTGAATTGGTTGTGCACGGCAGCGAAAAAGCCGAGCACTTTATTAACGGCAAAAAAGTACTGGAATACACCGGCCTGCAGTGGGATGACCGCACCCCAAACGATCACGGCTACATCGCACTACAAGCGGAAACTGCACCGGCTGAATTCCGCAAAGTCCGTCTACTAAACCTGGAAGGCTGCATGGATAAAAAAGCAAAAAACTACAAACGTTATTTTGTGAAAGATAATCCGAAAGCGTGCAGGTTTTAA
- a CDS encoding ribonuclease H family protein, which produces MASKFYVVWAGRETGIFTDWATCKKHVDGFVGARYKSFLSREEAEAAFGGAKPTAGTGRAAPSANKVKTYNAAEVNALPQQVKIFTDGGCEPNPGEAGSGVAVYRDGKLAELWYGLYNPMGTNNTAELNALHQGLLIAQHDIAQGKTAAVFSDSQYAIQCVTVWAIGWEKAGWKKKGGEIKNLELIQAIYALHQTLKNSVQVLHVNGHVGVQGNELADRMSILAIQTHETEFALYREPLDINAILATRAG; this is translated from the coding sequence ATGGCTTCAAAATTTTACGTAGTATGGGCGGGGCGTGAGACGGGGATTTTTACGGATTGGGCTACGTGTAAGAAACATGTCGATGGATTTGTGGGGGCGCGTTATAAATCGTTTTTGAGCCGTGAAGAAGCCGAGGCGGCGTTTGGTGGTGCTAAACCGACAGCGGGGACTGGCCGTGCTGCGCCGAGTGCAAATAAGGTTAAAACTTATAATGCCGCTGAAGTAAATGCATTGCCGCAGCAGGTAAAAATATTTACTGATGGCGGCTGCGAACCAAACCCAGGTGAAGCAGGATCAGGCGTGGCGGTTTATCGCGATGGGAAATTGGCGGAGCTGTGGTATGGGTTGTATAACCCGATGGGGACTAACAACACTGCCGAATTAAATGCGCTCCACCAAGGATTATTAATTGCCCAACACGACATCGCCCAAGGCAAAACCGCCGCAGTATTTTCTGACTCGCAATACGCGATCCAATGCGTAACTGTGTGGGCGATTGGTTGGGAAAAAGCCGGCTGGAAAAAGAAGGGCGGTGAGATTAAAAACCTTGAATTGATCCAAGCGATTTACGCATTACATCAAACCCTGAAAAACAGCGTGCAAGTGTTGCATGTGAATGGCCATGTAGGTGTACAAGGCAACGAACTTGCCGACCGCATGTCCATACTCGCTATCCAAACTCACGAAACTGAATTTGCTCTGTATCGCGAACCATTGGATATCAACGCGATATTGGCAACACGTGCGGGCTAA
- a CDS encoding DUF456 domain-containing protein, translating into MLLFLLIVFIFSSAVIWYFLNKKNYSVAFVLLAFLIGLCLVGVYLASSYVDPKKLGSAEQFGQFGDYIGGILNPIFGFVTIVLLINTFHNNNRQLEIVAESNLHEKIKKISMAISSTKEKIHQELNRKYGFMHEGDYKTESFMNYFFENGFPKKNLKQLLFSISEHTENLFIREWNTKSLQQGAHSEFKEHIMMTLRIRFYVEYIVNAHFRLIDSENSGILKYKASLDLAEFCEEMELLFLLTKNKSQEFKDAAVKMTKNVNPYSF; encoded by the coding sequence ATGCTTTTATTTTTATTAATAGTGTTTATTTTTTCGAGTGCAGTTATTTGGTATTTTCTTAACAAAAAAAATTATTCAGTAGCATTTGTATTGCTTGCATTTCTCATTGGCTTATGTCTTGTAGGGGTTTACTTGGCATCTTCATATGTTGATCCTAAGAAATTAGGAAGTGCTGAGCAGTTTGGTCAATTTGGTGATTATATTGGAGGGATATTAAATCCCATATTTGGTTTTGTAACAATCGTTCTTCTTATTAACACATTTCACAATAACAATAGGCAGCTGGAGATTGTTGCTGAATCAAATTTACACGAAAAAATAAAGAAAATATCTATGGCTATTAGTTCAACCAAAGAAAAAATCCATCAAGAGTTAAACAGAAAATATGGTTTTATGCACGAGGGAGATTACAAGACGGAGTCATTTATGAATTATTTTTTCGAAAATGGCTTTCCCAAGAAAAACCTAAAGCAACTACTATTTTCCATATCGGAGCACACAGAAAACCTTTTTATTCGGGAGTGGAACACCAAAAGCTTACAGCAGGGAGCGCACAGCGAATTCAAAGAGCATATAATGATGACATTAAGAATTAGGTTTTATGTTGAATACATTGTTAATGCACATTTTCGTTTAATTGATTCTGAAAATTCAGGAATCCTAAAGTATAAGGCCTCGCTTGATCTTGCAGAATTTTGTGAGGAAATGGAATTGTTGTTCTTGCTTACCAAGAATAAATCTCAAGAATTTAAAGATGCTGCTGTGAAGATGACAAAAAATGTTAACCCTTATTCTTTTTAG
- a CDS encoding DUF3999 family protein: MMNFKKCIALGAMLFGVSTAATAEVIPVYQISEASGTFLQTTLTHDIYRYSADTQLNDLVVTDQQGNRLPYRIAAPSVQSSEQTNFTPVRFFPVAVGTAPETLLVLSSASIRLDDNQISVSAVKADKEELQNQSAPTDFFVVDLSDLRTRADKLAVLWPINEQHQYLEVDVSGTNDMTNWSPITKTTLVQLSKEGERLTRNKITLNLSERQYAYLKLKFTRGNEQLQLTQVQVENTDTIANAPTSDVWQISGELADEQKSALYSINGGAKVQTAAWEFERDDIAPVSNVSINLGAVMYGDSIKVFSRNTEKQPWNLVHQGIWFNAQVGDTWQQSDAINVYNNSDTQWRIELNELVRTTAKPQLTFTRQPEILQFIANNAAPYNIAIDTQVAPGNQQTTTQIFAQLVNGKDIQWSQSNATELKPNLNSFARHGMPISWKTILFWAIMIGAVGVLIWVAVRLMGQMKN; the protein is encoded by the coding sequence ATGATGAATTTTAAAAAGTGTATCGCGCTGGGTGCGATGTTATTCGGTGTAAGTACTGCGGCAACTGCAGAGGTTATCCCTGTTTATCAAATCAGTGAAGCAAGTGGTACGTTTTTGCAAACCACGCTCACGCACGATATTTATCGCTACAGTGCCGATACCCAATTAAATGATCTTGTCGTTACCGACCAGCAGGGCAACCGGTTGCCTTATCGCATTGCGGCGCCCAGTGTGCAAAGCAGTGAGCAGACAAACTTTACGCCAGTACGTTTTTTTCCGGTGGCAGTGGGCACTGCACCGGAAACCTTATTGGTGTTGAGCAGTGCATCCATCCGTTTGGATGACAACCAAATTTCGGTAAGTGCAGTTAAAGCCGATAAAGAAGAATTGCAAAACCAAAGTGCACCGACGGATTTTTTTGTCGTAGACCTTAGCGATTTGCGCACACGCGCGGACAAACTTGCGGTGCTCTGGCCAATTAACGAGCAACACCAATATTTGGAAGTGGATGTGAGCGGCACCAATGACATGACAAATTGGTCGCCCATTACCAAAACCACATTGGTGCAATTATCGAAAGAGGGCGAGCGCTTAACGCGCAATAAAATCACGCTCAACTTGAGCGAAAGACAATATGCCTACTTAAAGCTGAAATTTACTCGCGGTAATGAGCAGCTCCAGTTAACTCAAGTGCAGGTAGAAAATACCGATACCATTGCCAACGCACCCACATCCGATGTATGGCAAATATCCGGCGAATTGGCAGATGAACAAAAATCAGCGCTGTATTCCATCAACGGCGGAGCAAAAGTACAAACCGCCGCATGGGAATTTGAACGTGATGACATAGCACCGGTAAGCAATGTGAGCATCAACCTTGGTGCGGTTATGTATGGCGACAGCATCAAAGTATTTTCACGCAACACCGAAAAACAACCGTGGAATTTGGTTCACCAAGGCATTTGGTTTAATGCGCAAGTAGGCGATACCTGGCAGCAAAGCGATGCCATCAATGTGTACAACAATAGCGATACCCAATGGCGCATTGAACTGAACGAGCTGGTGCGCACCACTGCAAAACCACAACTCACATTTACTCGCCAACCCGAAATCCTGCAATTCATCGCAAACAATGCCGCCCCCTACAATATCGCCATAGACACCCAAGTCGCCCCCGGTAACCAACAAACCACCACTCAAATTTTTGCACAGTTGGTTAACGGCAAAGACATCCAATGGTCACAATCCAACGCCACCGAATTAAAACCCAACCTAAACTCCTTCGCCCGCCACGGTATGCCAATCAGTTGGAAAACCATTTTGTTCTGGGCAATTATGATCGGCGCAGTCGGTGTGTTGATTTGGGTTGCGGTGCGGTTGATGGGGCAGATGAAAAATTAG
- a CDS encoding glutaredoxin domain-containing protein, whose translation MKKLIVIGVLFAAYWYWNDGKLPFLSGSSAAAVDGSGNPAVWVFTFNGCGDACNSVVKELRNRNVPFTEKVISPDQRDEPDYKLWQGFRAGNAFPLVAAGDQTATGSHVPTIASLLGKTFGDAYLTPYEKQYFKSHFNADGSPRIVLYGTNWCGYCAALRKEFNANNVSFVDVDVESQPNTRLLLQTMGISGYPATWVGYTRVKDGSNYNAVMSLVKNSN comes from the coding sequence ATGAAAAAGTTAATCGTGATTGGTGTGTTGTTTGCGGCCTACTGGTATTGGAATGACGGGAAATTACCGTTTCTAAGTGGCAGCAGTGCAGCAGCAGTTGATGGCAGTGGAAATCCGGCGGTGTGGGTTTTTACCTTTAATGGCTGCGGTGATGCGTGTAATAGCGTGGTAAAAGAGTTACGTAACCGCAATGTGCCTTTCACTGAAAAAGTGATTAGCCCCGATCAGCGCGATGAGCCAGATTATAAATTGTGGCAGGGGTTTCGCGCAGGCAATGCATTTCCTTTGGTTGCCGCAGGTGATCAAACGGCAACAGGCTCCCATGTTCCCACTATCGCGAGCTTGTTAGGAAAAACCTTTGGGGATGCGTATCTTACCCCTTATGAAAAACAATATTTCAAGTCGCATTTCAATGCGGATGGTTCACCGCGCATCGTACTTTATGGCACAAACTGGTGCGGTTACTGCGCCGCGCTTCGCAAAGAATTTAACGCAAATAATGTCAGTTTTGTGGATGTCGATGTAGAAAGCCAGCCTAATACACGATTGCTGTTGCAAACCATGGGTATTAGCGGTTATCCGGCCACTTGGGTTGGCTATACGCGGGTTAAAGATGGATCTAATTACAATGCGGTTATGTCACTGGTAAAGAATTCAAATTGA